From a region of the Bradyrhizobium diazoefficiens genome:
- a CDS encoding YetF domain-containing protein produces the protein MIDQLIGSSAQDILWWQMSLRAMLVFLFGLCIIRLFGRHAFGKQTPLDIVLAIVIGSNLSRTITGSARFFPTLVATFVLAVCFWILSHLAARWRFFGRVVKGDSVPLIEGGHLDRKRMLRSGISEPDIEEAARQAGLSGLDDIKEARLERSGKISTLHR, from the coding sequence ATGATCGATCAGCTGATTGGCAGCAGTGCGCAAGACATCCTCTGGTGGCAGATGAGCCTCAGGGCCATGCTCGTCTTTCTGTTCGGACTGTGCATCATACGTTTGTTCGGTCGCCATGCGTTCGGCAAGCAGACGCCACTCGACATCGTGCTCGCAATCGTTATCGGCTCCAACCTGAGCCGCACGATCACCGGAAGCGCTCGCTTTTTTCCGACGCTTGTCGCCACGTTTGTCCTCGCGGTGTGCTTTTGGATCTTGAGTCACTTGGCCGCCCGCTGGCGGTTCTTCGGCCGTGTCGTAAAGGGTGACTCCGTCCCACTCATCGAGGGCGGTCATTTGGATCGCAAGCGCATGCTCCGTAGCGGCATCAGCGAGCCAGATATTGAAGAGGCTGCCAGACAGGCCGGGCTGAGCGGTCTGGACGACATCAAAGAGGCACGTCTGGAACGGAGTGGAAAAATCAGCACGCTGCACAGATAG
- a CDS encoding FAD-binding and (Fe-S)-binding domain-containing protein, with translation MNTIPESIVPSQGEAVQQRRRQEAARELREELARRIGGEVRFDTGSRALYATDLSIYRHVPIGVVIPRDADDVVAVVESCRNRDVPIFGRGCGTSLSGQCCNVAVVIDFSKYMNRLLAIDPEARIAKVQPGLINDQLREAAQRHGLTFAPDPATHEYCTLGGNIGNNSCGAHTFSGGKTVDNVEELEILTYDGLRTRIGATSNDTLELILRGGGRRAEIYHRLQQLADRYGHEIRSRYPNIPRRVSGYNLDSLLAENGFHVARALVGSESTCALTLAATVRLQPYSPARALLVLGYDDFPEAGDDVPQIRDLGALALEGIDEHVVVNMRRKAKSVSGADLLPSGHAWLLVEFGGDDQKDANDKAEAAYRKLQRSGTKSNDMRVVGNPGDQAAIWHVRESGVGSSHIPVTEEAWPSWEDAAVPPDRLGPYLRDFKALCERYGYAYTIFGHFGDGCIHSRMTFGLRTAEGVAKFRAYMEEASDLCLSYGGSLSGEHGDGQAKAELLPKMFGPDLIQAFREFKTIWDPHWRMNPGKVIDPQPLDADLRLGPEYHPIEVKTHFKFPGDRGSFATAAERCFGVGKCRSLGGQVMCPSFQATREEMHSTRGRAHLLFEMMRGDQLKRGWREKAVREALDLCLQCKGCKHDCPVSVDMATYKAEFLSHYYAGRLRPAAAYSMGLVFAWARLASFAPGLTNALLASPGLGTALRGLAGFSPEREAPKFSSETFQHWFARNRHVDDRSRPPVILWPDTFNNYFVPGTAKAAVTVLEDAGYRVMVPNAHLCCGRPLYDYGMLGLAKRKLTQVIEVLRPAIRAGVPVVGLEPSCVSVFRDELLNLMPDDRDAHRLATQTMLLGEFLMKDPQWKPPRFERAALAHAHCHHRSVLQFDLQQKLFEAMGLKVEYPKLGCCGQAGSFGYEAEHYDVSMKIGEHELLPAVRKAGSDTLIIADGFSCREQILHGTQRWAMHPAEVVALAIKAGQQIPAHAAADFYREDPARLDGRTALAGVGTAAAAGLLLYIGLSRANAGGRKRRRL, from the coding sequence ATGAACACTATCCCCGAGTCGATCGTCCCTTCCCAGGGTGAGGCGGTGCAGCAGCGCCGGCGTCAGGAAGCCGCGCGGGAGCTCAGGGAAGAGCTGGCGCGCCGCATCGGCGGGGAAGTCCGCTTCGATACCGGCTCACGGGCGCTCTATGCGACTGATCTCTCCATCTACCGCCATGTTCCGATCGGCGTGGTGATTCCGCGCGATGCCGACGACGTCGTTGCAGTAGTCGAGAGCTGCCGCAACAGGGATGTGCCGATCTTCGGCCGTGGCTGCGGGACAAGCCTTTCAGGCCAATGTTGCAATGTAGCGGTGGTGATCGATTTCTCCAAGTACATGAACCGCCTTCTGGCGATCGACCCCGAAGCGCGTATTGCCAAAGTCCAGCCCGGTCTCATAAACGACCAACTACGCGAGGCGGCGCAGCGCCATGGCCTCACCTTTGCGCCCGATCCCGCGACCCACGAGTACTGCACCCTCGGCGGAAACATCGGCAATAATTCCTGCGGCGCCCACACGTTCTCGGGTGGCAAGACCGTCGACAATGTGGAAGAGCTGGAGATCCTCACCTATGACGGACTGCGCACCCGTATTGGAGCGACATCCAATGATACGCTCGAATTGATCCTGCGCGGGGGCGGGCGCCGTGCCGAGATCTACCATCGGCTGCAGCAACTGGCGGATCGATATGGCCACGAGATCCGCTCGCGCTACCCGAACATTCCGCGTCGCGTATCTGGATACAATCTCGACTCCTTGCTGGCCGAGAACGGCTTTCACGTGGCGCGTGCGCTGGTTGGGTCCGAAAGCACGTGCGCGCTGACGCTCGCGGCTACAGTTCGACTGCAACCCTATTCACCGGCGCGCGCGCTGCTCGTGCTCGGATATGATGATTTTCCGGAAGCCGGCGACGACGTGCCCCAGATCCGAGATCTCGGCGCGTTGGCCCTGGAAGGGATTGACGAGCACGTCGTCGTGAACATGCGACGCAAGGCAAAGTCGGTGTCAGGGGCGGATCTGCTCCCGAGTGGACACGCATGGCTTCTGGTCGAATTCGGCGGCGATGACCAGAAGGATGCAAATGACAAGGCCGAGGCGGCCTATCGAAAGCTGCAGCGGAGCGGCACAAAGTCGAACGATATGCGGGTGGTCGGGAACCCAGGTGACCAAGCCGCAATCTGGCACGTTCGCGAGTCCGGAGTCGGATCGAGCCACATCCCGGTCACCGAGGAGGCTTGGCCAAGCTGGGAGGATGCGGCCGTCCCGCCCGATCGTCTCGGTCCGTACTTGCGCGATTTCAAAGCGCTGTGCGAGCGCTATGGCTACGCCTACACGATTTTCGGTCACTTCGGCGACGGCTGCATCCACAGCCGGATGACTTTCGGTCTGCGCACCGCCGAAGGCGTGGCCAAGTTCCGTGCCTACATGGAAGAGGCATCGGACCTCTGCCTGTCCTATGGCGGTTCATTGTCGGGCGAGCACGGCGACGGCCAAGCCAAGGCCGAGTTGTTGCCGAAAATGTTCGGGCCGGACCTTATCCAGGCATTCCGCGAGTTCAAGACGATCTGGGATCCACATTGGCGGATGAATCCCGGCAAGGTCATCGATCCGCAACCCCTCGATGCCGATCTGAGGCTCGGGCCGGAGTATCATCCGATAGAGGTAAAGACCCACTTCAAATTTCCTGGGGATCGCGGCTCCTTTGCCACCGCGGCCGAGCGGTGCTTTGGGGTCGGGAAGTGCCGCTCTCTCGGCGGGCAGGTGATGTGCCCAAGCTTCCAGGCGACGCGTGAAGAGATGCACTCGACCCGCGGCCGGGCACACCTCCTGTTCGAGATGATGCGGGGCGATCAGCTCAAGCGCGGCTGGCGCGAGAAGGCCGTGCGCGAGGCACTCGACCTGTGCCTCCAGTGCAAGGGTTGCAAGCATGATTGTCCGGTGTCGGTGGACATGGCCACCTACAAGGCGGAGTTCCTGTCGCACTATTACGCCGGGCGGCTGCGCCCTGCGGCCGCCTATTCGATGGGATTGGTTTTCGCGTGGGCGCGGCTTGCATCCTTCGCGCCGGGCCTGACAAACGCGCTGCTTGCATCACCGGGCCTTGGCACCGCATTGCGTGGACTGGCCGGATTCTCTCCCGAGCGCGAGGCACCGAAATTCAGCTCCGAAACATTCCAGCACTGGTTCGCGCGCAACCGGCACGTCGATGATCGCTCGCGCCCGCCTGTCATCCTCTGGCCCGATACATTCAATAACTACTTCGTACCGGGCACGGCAAAGGCCGCGGTCACCGTGCTTGAGGATGCTGGTTATCGCGTGATGGTTCCGAACGCCCACTTGTGCTGCGGCAGACCTCTTTACGACTACGGAATGCTTGGCCTCGCCAAGCGCAAGCTCACCCAGGTGATCGAGGTTCTGCGGCCGGCCATTCGGGCCGGCGTGCCGGTAGTGGGGCTGGAACCGAGTTGCGTTTCCGTGTTCCGGGATGAACTTCTCAACCTGATGCCGGACGACCGCGATGCGCACCGCCTCGCCACGCAGACCATGCTGCTCGGCGAGTTTCTCATGAAGGATCCGCAATGGAAGCCGCCGCGGTTCGAGCGAGCGGCGCTTGCGCACGCACATTGCCATCATCGCTCCGTTCTTCAATTCGACTTGCAACAGAAACTGTTCGAGGCGATGGGCCTTAAGGTGGAATATCCGAAGCTTGGCTGCTGCGGTCAGGCCGGCTCATTCGGATATGAGGCCGAGCACTACGACGTCTCGATGAAAATCGGCGAGCACGAGCTGCTTCCGGCCGTGCGCAAGGCGGGTTCTGATACGTTGATCATCGCGGACGGCTTCAGCTGCCGCGAACAGATCCTGCACGGCACGCAACGCTGGGCGATGCATCCCGCTGAAGTCGTGGCACTGGCCATCAAGGCAGGACAACAGATTCCCGCTCACGCGGCGGCGGATTTCTACCGCGAGGACCCGGCGCGTCTCGATGGCAGAACGGCCCTCGCCGGTGTGGGGACGGCGGCGGCCGCCGGCCTTCTCCTCTACATCGGGCTTTCCCGTGCGAATGCAGGCGGCAGGAAGAGACGTCGCCTTTAG
- a CDS encoding thiamine pyrophosphate-dependent enzyme, protein MGFGGFTTRATKSSRPGRQNMPPTTVSDHLVDILVQWGVDTVFGLPGDGVNGLVEGFRKAKDRIRYVHCRHEETAALAASGYAKFSGRLGVCFSTAAPGAVHMLNGLYDAKIDGAPVLALTGMTYHDLIGTHYLQDINQDYLYQDVAIYNQRVMGPAHLENVVNLACRAALSNRAVAHVALPIDIQAMPASAERRFKRNVKGHSGAQYQPPKRLPADDGLIKQAADLLGSRSKVAILAGSGARGAGVELEQVAERLGAPVIKAMLGKDCIADTSEYTTGGIGVVGTRPSVEALNGCEALLIVGSSFPYIEFLPKPGQAVSVQIDDKPERIGLRYPIDVGLVGDSQATLRALLSKLKPNEDRSFLTQAQQGMKEWWALMEQRAADGQQPMRPQAVGWHLPDLMESNAILCGDSGTVTTWAARMRLREGQQFSFSGTMCSMAAALPYAIGAQAAFPDRQVVAFTGDGSFTMMMGDFVTLVQNKMPVKVVVMKNNTLGLIKWEQMLYLGNPEYGVDLAPVDCVKVAEACGAFGVRIEEPARCREQLKAALAQPGPAVIECVVDPLEPPWPPVITSDEAKKLATALARGEVNRRPIGLTIGRHAVQEFSFSESPFGAAARLVEKLTGPHGDNE, encoded by the coding sequence TTGGGCTTCGGCGGCTTTACGACCAGAGCTACTAAATCATCTCGGCCGGGACGTCAGAACATGCCGCCGACAACAGTATCCGACCATCTCGTCGACATCTTGGTGCAATGGGGGGTGGACACGGTCTTTGGGCTGCCGGGCGATGGCGTCAATGGTCTGGTGGAGGGATTTCGAAAGGCGAAGGATCGGATCCGTTACGTCCATTGCCGGCACGAGGAAACCGCGGCGCTGGCGGCCTCTGGCTACGCAAAGTTCAGCGGGCGGCTTGGCGTCTGCTTTTCGACCGCAGCGCCGGGCGCCGTGCACATGCTCAACGGCCTCTATGACGCGAAAATCGACGGCGCACCGGTGCTGGCGCTTACCGGCATGACCTACCACGATCTGATCGGAACTCACTATCTGCAGGATATCAATCAGGACTACCTCTACCAGGACGTCGCGATTTACAATCAGCGGGTGATGGGGCCGGCGCATCTGGAGAATGTCGTCAATCTGGCCTGCCGCGCTGCACTATCAAATCGTGCGGTGGCGCACGTGGCGCTCCCCATCGACATCCAAGCCATGCCGGCCAGCGCCGAACGCAGATTCAAGCGGAATGTCAAAGGACACAGCGGGGCGCAATACCAGCCGCCCAAACGCCTGCCTGCGGATGATGGGCTCATCAAGCAGGCTGCGGACCTGCTTGGCAGCAGGAGCAAGGTCGCAATTCTCGCCGGCTCGGGAGCGCGAGGGGCCGGGGTGGAACTGGAGCAGGTGGCCGAGCGGCTTGGCGCTCCGGTCATCAAAGCGATGCTTGGCAAGGACTGTATCGCGGATACGAGCGAGTACACGACCGGCGGCATCGGTGTGGTCGGCACGCGGCCCTCGGTCGAAGCTCTCAACGGCTGCGAGGCGCTGCTGATCGTCGGCAGCTCGTTTCCCTACATCGAGTTTCTGCCCAAGCCGGGGCAGGCCGTGAGTGTTCAAATCGACGACAAGCCCGAGCGTATCGGATTGCGCTATCCTATCGACGTCGGTTTGGTCGGCGACTCCCAGGCGACACTGCGCGCGCTGCTCTCCAAGCTCAAGCCCAACGAGGATCGCAGCTTTCTCACCCAGGCCCAGCAGGGGATGAAAGAATGGTGGGCGCTAATGGAGCAGCGTGCCGCCGACGGACAGCAGCCGATGCGTCCCCAGGCGGTCGGCTGGCACCTACCGGACCTCATGGAATCCAATGCCATTCTGTGCGGCGACTCCGGGACCGTGACCACATGGGCCGCGCGCATGCGGCTGCGCGAGGGGCAGCAATTCTCTTTCAGTGGAACGATGTGCTCGATGGCTGCCGCCTTGCCGTATGCGATCGGCGCGCAAGCCGCTTTTCCCGACCGTCAAGTCGTCGCGTTCACCGGCGACGGCTCGTTCACCATGATGATGGGCGACTTCGTCACGCTCGTGCAGAACAAGATGCCCGTGAAGGTCGTGGTGATGAAAAACAATACGCTCGGCCTGATCAAATGGGAGCAGATGCTGTATCTAGGCAACCCGGAGTACGGGGTTGATCTCGCACCGGTCGACTGCGTCAAAGTCGCGGAAGCATGCGGCGCTTTCGGGGTCCGCATCGAGGAGCCGGCACGATGCCGCGAGCAGCTCAAAGCGGCGCTTGCTCAGCCTGGACCCGCGGTGATCGAATGCGTGGTCGATCCGCTGGAGCCGCCGTGGCCGCCTGTCATCACCAGCGATGAAGCCAAGAAGCTCGCAACCGCGCTGGCGCGCGGCGAGGTCAATCGGCGTCCGATCGGCCTCACGATCGGACGACACGCCGTCCAGGAGTTCAGTTTCAGCGAAAGTCCGTTCGGCGCGGCAGCGCGGCTCGTAGAGAAGCTTACCGGTCCGCACGGAGACAACGAATGA
- a CDS encoding cytochrome P450, protein MPAIPNDPVLDSSLAFRREGYEFCRNRHRRFQSDIFSARLLASRHFCVAGEEAAEMFYTPDRFTRSGGLPSSTLKLLQDKDSVAVLDGDAHRQRKRMFLSLMRPERLELVASLAADTLRDIARSWPKSSPICLHKELRGVFCKAACRWAEIPFDNAEQARLTVELGAMIDNAGSIGPANWLARLRRRRSEILLRDLVEAVRAGKYAPSADSALHVIASAVLHEGRPLAAETCAVELLNLLRPITAIATFVMFAALALHEQPGLRERLLADRSYLEPFVQEVRRLAPFFPIVAGVAREDFSWRDHEFHRGDRFVLDLYGTNRDARAWDEPAAFRPERFMRWNGSPFSMVPQGGGEFETGHRCAGEWLTIGAMKATIAVLLHEIEYSLPAQDLSVDLARIPARPESGVLIAVARVN, encoded by the coding sequence ATGCCAGCCATTCCGAACGATCCGGTCCTCGACAGCTCGTTGGCTTTTAGGCGCGAGGGCTACGAGTTTTGCCGGAATCGCCATCGGCGCTTTCAATCGGATATCTTCTCCGCCCGCCTGCTTGCGAGCCGACATTTCTGCGTCGCCGGCGAAGAGGCGGCCGAAATGTTCTACACGCCCGATCGTTTCACCCGCAGCGGCGGCCTGCCGAGCTCGACCTTGAAGCTGCTGCAGGATAAGGACAGCGTGGCAGTCCTTGACGGCGACGCGCATCGGCAGCGGAAGCGGATGTTTCTGTCGCTGATGCGGCCCGAGCGCCTTGAGCTCGTGGCATCTCTGGCCGCCGATACGCTGCGGGATATAGCGCGGAGCTGGCCGAAGAGCAGCCCGATTTGCCTCCACAAGGAGCTGCGAGGCGTCTTTTGCAAGGCGGCCTGCCGCTGGGCCGAGATTCCATTCGACAACGCCGAGCAGGCGCGGCTCACCGTTGAACTCGGCGCCATGATCGACAACGCCGGTTCAATCGGCCCCGCGAATTGGCTGGCTCGGCTGAGGCGCCGCCGCTCCGAGATCCTGCTGCGCGATTTGGTCGAGGCGGTTCGCGCGGGCAAATATGCGCCCTCGGCCGACAGTGCGTTGCACGTCATCGCATCGGCAGTCTTACACGAGGGACGGCCGCTGGCGGCTGAAACCTGCGCGGTAGAACTCCTCAACCTCCTGCGTCCGATCACCGCGATCGCGACATTCGTCATGTTCGCAGCTTTGGCTTTGCACGAACAGCCCGGGCTCAGGGAGCGGCTGTTGGCAGATCGTTCGTACTTGGAGCCCTTTGTTCAGGAGGTCCGGCGGCTCGCTCCTTTCTTTCCGATCGTGGCCGGAGTGGCCCGAGAGGATTTTTCCTGGCGTGACCACGAATTTCACAGAGGCGACCGGTTCGTTCTCGATCTTTATGGAACGAACCGCGATGCGCGTGCGTGGGATGAGCCGGCGGCGTTTCGTCCAGAGCGCTTCATGCGCTGGAACGGAAGCCCGTTCTCGATGGTGCCCCAAGGCGGCGGGGAATTCGAAACTGGCCATCGCTGCGCCGGTGAGTGGCTGACGATCGGCGCGATGAAAGCGACGATCGCGGTCCTGCTCCATGAGATCGAATACAGCCTGCCGGCCCAGGACTTGAGCGTTGATCTCGCGCGCATACCGGCACGACCCGAGAGCGGCGTGCTCATAGCAGTCGCCCGTGTGAACTGA
- a CDS encoding YihY/virulence factor BrkB family protein — protein sequence MSLRAAYDLVKKVWSRLGEHDASILAAAVAFYSFLSIFPAVAALVSLYGLFANPADIEHQVQTLSEVLPADAVAPISGWMNDLVQKPRAHFGIGLAIGVAISIWSARYAIGTLMTSLNVAYSVREQRSFVRYNVVAFLLTTVLILFIGAAVILIALLPVLVGYMPSAGHWQKIALWIRWPALLAIVVVVVATLYRHAPNRSGARWEFTSAGALLATAGLLAGSYGFSLYVSTFGSYDKTYGAVGSVAVLLTWLWIAAYSLLAGAELNAAMLRRL from the coding sequence ATGTCGCTTCGCGCTGCATATGACCTTGTCAAGAAGGTGTGGTCGCGGCTCGGCGAACATGATGCATCGATTCTCGCCGCAGCCGTCGCGTTCTACTCGTTTCTCTCGATCTTTCCGGCAGTTGCTGCTCTGGTGTCGCTGTACGGCCTGTTCGCCAATCCAGCCGATATCGAGCATCAGGTGCAGACGCTGAGCGAGGTCCTTCCGGCCGACGCCGTGGCTCCAATCTCGGGATGGATGAACGATCTCGTCCAAAAGCCACGAGCGCATTTCGGGATAGGTCTCGCGATCGGCGTCGCTATTTCCATCTGGAGCGCACGCTATGCGATAGGCACATTGATGACGTCGCTCAACGTGGCCTATTCCGTTCGCGAGCAGCGCTCGTTCGTGCGATATAACGTGGTCGCTTTCCTGCTCACCACCGTCCTGATCTTGTTCATCGGCGCGGCCGTCATACTGATCGCGCTACTGCCCGTGCTGGTCGGCTACATGCCGTCTGCCGGACACTGGCAAAAGATCGCGCTTTGGATCAGATGGCCGGCGCTGCTCGCGATCGTGGTCGTCGTCGTTGCCACCCTCTACCGCCATGCACCGAACCGGTCCGGTGCGCGATGGGAATTCACTTCGGCCGGGGCATTGTTGGCAACCGCAGGACTGCTCGCCGGCTCCTACGGTTTTTCTCTGTATGTGAGCACCTTCGGCTCTTACGACAAGACCTACGGCGCTGTCGGTTCAGTCGCTGTTCTGCTCACTTGGCTATGGATTGCCGCCTATTCTTTACTGGCAGGCGCCGAGCTAAACGCAGCGATGTTGAGGCGCCTCTGA
- the hpnK gene encoding hopanoid biosynthesis-associated protein HpnK — protein sequence MPQLIVTADDFGLAWEVNEAIELAHRNGILSAASLMVAGAAAQDAIRRAGALPHLRVGLHLTLVEAKPMLPPEQIPRLVDGRGSLRKDLARLGLELAISPSARAQMRAEIEAQFAAFHRTGLVLDHVNLHKHYHLHPVVAREVISACRHFGARALRIPFEPRTVLRLIAAEPVEPLSPAVTALTAWLRGRVRAAGLLGPDAVFGVCWSGQVTTERLSKLLQHLPCGIVEIYTHPASENVFEGSAAGYRYRDELEALCAPEVLRQMTRIGLASIGYSDLAGTAFS from the coding sequence TTGCCGCAATTGATCGTGACGGCGGACGATTTCGGCCTCGCTTGGGAGGTCAACGAGGCGATCGAGCTCGCGCATCGAAACGGGATTCTCAGCGCGGCCAGTCTGATGGTGGCGGGCGCGGCGGCGCAGGACGCGATCCGGCGAGCGGGCGCTTTGCCCCACCTGAGAGTGGGGTTGCATTTGACCCTGGTCGAGGCCAAGCCGATGCTGCCGCCGGAACAAATACCCCGACTGGTGGATGGCCGCGGCAGCCTGCGCAAGGACCTGGCGCGCCTGGGCCTGGAGCTTGCTATCTCACCCTCGGCGCGGGCGCAGATGCGTGCCGAAATCGAAGCGCAATTCGCAGCTTTTCATCGCACCGGTCTCGTGCTGGACCACGTCAACCTTCACAAGCATTATCACCTGCATCCGGTCGTCGCCCGTGAGGTCATTTCTGCATGCCGGCACTTCGGTGCGAGGGCGCTGAGAATTCCGTTCGAGCCGAGAACGGTGCTTCGGCTGATCGCGGCTGAGCCGGTGGAACCGCTATCGCCGGCGGTGACCGCGCTCACAGCGTGGCTGAGGGGGCGAGTCCGTGCCGCCGGCTTGCTGGGGCCGGATGCCGTGTTCGGAGTTTGCTGGAGCGGACAGGTCACCACCGAGCGTCTCTCGAAGCTGCTCCAACATCTCCCCTGCGGAATCGTCGAAATCTACACCCATCCTGCATCGGAGAACGTCTTCGAGGGCAGCGCAGCCGGCTATCGATATCGCGACGAATTGGAGGCACTATGTGCTCCGGAGGTGTTGCGGCAGATGACTCGAATTGGCCTCGCGTCGATTGGCTATTCCGATCTCGCCGGAACCGCGTTCTCTTGA
- a CDS encoding transporter — MLLYALIPVVASLAGALFTLTKPPGPKLTSAIQHMAAGIVFAAAAGELLPDAVRRGTIWPVLAGAAAGVLAMLFTRALESKSSGPVGLIGASAVDALIDGMVLGLGFAAGQRQGLLLAVALAFEFLLLSVSIASAFDRKACRSLIVGATLGVSLMVPIGSLVAGPISRAPAFLQTAAYAFGLIALLYLAVEELMVEAHEVDDTLWITALFFVGFIGLTILNQALG; from the coding sequence ATGCTTCTCTACGCCTTGATCCCCGTCGTCGCCTCGCTGGCCGGAGCGCTCTTTACCCTGACCAAGCCGCCGGGCCCGAAGCTGACGAGCGCTATCCAGCACATGGCCGCTGGCATCGTGTTCGCGGCCGCGGCGGGTGAACTCTTGCCCGATGCCGTGCGCCGAGGAACGATCTGGCCTGTGCTAGCGGGAGCCGCGGCAGGCGTCCTGGCAATGCTCTTCACCCGTGCCCTCGAAAGCAAATCAAGCGGTCCGGTCGGATTGATCGGAGCGTCCGCCGTCGATGCCCTGATCGACGGCATGGTGCTGGGCCTCGGTTTCGCGGCAGGCCAGAGACAGGGCTTGTTACTGGCGGTCGCGCTCGCGTTCGAATTTCTCCTGCTGTCGGTCTCGATCGCGTCCGCCTTCGACCGCAAGGCATGCCGGTCACTCATCGTCGGAGCCACGCTCGGCGTGTCGCTGATGGTGCCGATCGGCTCGCTTGTTGCCGGCCCGATTTCGCGCGCACCGGCCTTCCTGCAGACCGCGGCATACGCCTTCGGTCTAATCGCGCTACTTTATCTGGCCGTCGAGGAATTGATGGTCGAAGCCCACGAGGTCGACGACACGCTCTGGATCACGGCGCTGTTCTTTGTCGGATTCATTGGGCTCACCATACTGAACCAGGCGCTCGGATGA
- a CDS encoding SDR family oxidoreductase, whose translation MGRAIALGLARRGDDLALTDIAVQEKVLLETVSEVKELGRRCIPVLGDVSDAADCRRAVAEAVRGLGHVDVLVNNAGILRPATIDELTTETWDQTFAVNARGVFQMTQALVPHMKERKSHDGAGMLCRLHPPRVGSQPGESAS comes from the coding sequence ATTGGCCGCGCGATAGCGCTTGGTCTTGCGAGGCGCGGCGACGATCTGGCGCTGACCGACATCGCTGTCCAGGAGAAGGTCCTCCTCGAGACCGTTTCCGAGGTCAAGGAGCTTGGCCGCCGCTGCATCCCGGTGCTGGGTGACGTCAGCGACGCCGCCGATTGCAGGCGAGCCGTGGCTGAAGCGGTCCGGGGTCTCGGGCACGTCGACGTCCTCGTCAACAATGCGGGAATACTTAGGCCAGCGACCATCGACGAATTGACCACCGAAACCTGGGATCAGACGTTCGCCGTCAACGCGCGCGGCGTGTTCCAGATGACCCAGGCCTTGGTGCCGCACATGAAGGAGCGCAAAAGCCACGATGGGGCGGGGATGCTTTGCAGGTTGCATCCTCCGCGGGTTGGGAGTCAACCAGGTGAGAGTGCTAGTTAG
- a CDS encoding PfkB family carbohydrate kinase gives MIAAPVAVRDTSGCGDSYTGGFIAGLARNWDLLDCAKLATAAAAIVATGLGSGANLVSFDETVKAAELAAR, from the coding sequence CTGATCGCAGCTCCGGTCGCGGTCCGCGATACTTCGGGATGCGGCGATTCCTACACGGGCGGTTTCATCGCCGGTCTCGCGCGCAACTGGGACTTGCTCGACTGCGCCAAGCTCGCGACCGCGGCGGCCGCGATCGTCGCGACGGGGCTGGGCTCGGGCGCCAATCTCGTGTCGTTCGACGAGACCGTGAAGGCCGCGGAATTGGCCGCGCGATAG
- a CDS encoding ABC transporter ATP-binding protein: MAEALLEVEGLEAGYGEVQALWGISLRSARGRLTAIVGGNGAGKTTTLRAIAGTIAPWRGRVMFEGEDVTRLPTHTKAERGLALVPEGRHLFSTMTVDENLELGAFSRRAARNYGDRLQDVFALFPRLGERRRQIAGTLSGGEQQMLAIGRGLMSDPRILIIDEMSLGLSPVLTYQLFRTLKKLRLAGLTILLVEQNVHLALAVSDYAYVVAEGRIFTEGAPGALAAMPEIRRAYLGL; encoded by the coding sequence ATGGCTGAAGCTCTTCTGGAGGTCGAGGGCCTCGAAGCAGGCTACGGCGAAGTGCAGGCCTTGTGGGGCATTTCACTTAGATCGGCTCGCGGCCGGCTTACTGCCATCGTGGGCGGCAACGGCGCCGGCAAGACCACGACCCTGCGTGCGATTGCCGGTACCATCGCGCCTTGGCGCGGACGCGTGATGTTCGAAGGCGAGGATGTGACGCGCCTTCCCACCCATACCAAGGCTGAGCGCGGGTTGGCCCTGGTGCCGGAAGGACGGCATTTATTCAGCACCATGACGGTCGATGAAAATCTCGAGCTTGGCGCCTTTTCAAGACGCGCGGCCCGCAACTACGGGGACCGCCTTCAAGACGTTTTTGCCCTGTTTCCCCGCCTTGGCGAGCGCCGGCGTCAGATCGCCGGTACGCTGTCCGGCGGCGAGCAACAGATGCTGGCGATTGGGCGCGGCTTGATGTCCGATCCGCGCATTCTGATCATCGATGAAATGTCGCTCGGCTTGTCGCCGGTGCTCACCTATCAGCTTTTCCGCACGCTCAAGAAGTTGCGGCTGGCCGGCTTGACCATCCTGTTGGTCGAGCAGAACGTGCACCTTGCCCTGGCCGTCAGCGACTATGCGTATGTGGTTGCCGAGGGACGCATCTTCACCGAGGGCGCCCCCGGCGCGCTTGCAGCAATGCCGGAGATTCGTCGTGCGTATCTCGGTTTGTGA